In the genome of Bradyrhizobium sp. CIAT3101, one region contains:
- a CDS encoding DUF3085 domain-containing protein, with protein MFTFPIPAVRRVIERGQSDAAANGGFRNPYYGQRPGEGEKPGLWLVGDNGVYIMANGKLGDGDRPLVVYSEECHPVGNPDWFDYKRRHFGADDGIEFIEAERLIPLINRDFRYTHLRLQLSETDIALSLIVR; from the coding sequence ATGTTCACATTTCCCATCCCCGCCGTCCGCAGGGTTATCGAACGCGGACAATCCGACGCCGCCGCCAATGGCGGGTTTCGCAATCCCTATTACGGTCAAAGGCCTGGTGAGGGCGAGAAGCCCGGCCTCTGGCTTGTGGGTGACAACGGCGTCTACATCATGGCGAACGGCAAGCTCGGCGACGGCGATCGTCCGCTTGTGGTCTATTCCGAGGAATGCCATCCGGTAGGCAATCCGGACTGGTTCGACTACAAGCGCCGCCATTTCGGCGCCGATGACGGTATCGAATTCATCGAGGCCGAGCGGCTCATCCCTCTCATCAATCGTGATTTTCGCTACACGCATCTGCGCCTGCAGCTAAGCGAGACAGACATCGCGCTGTCGCTCATCGTGCGCTAA
- a CDS encoding tyrosine-type recombinase/integrase translates to MRLHGKGNKIRICPLWPTTATSLARLVTDRDRNDAVFLGRMKEPLTRFGIHRVVTHYAAIASETVPTLATKRVSPHTIRHTTAVHLLRAGVDINTIRAWLGHVSLDTTHIYAEVDLEMKAKALAKIDISGLRKPSRQQSLPSLMAFLNAL, encoded by the coding sequence GTGCGCCTTCATGGCAAGGGAAACAAGATCCGGATCTGCCCATTGTGGCCAACGACAGCGACATCACTGGCTCGCCTCGTGACCGATAGGGATAGGAACGATGCAGTCTTTCTAGGACGCATGAAGGAGCCTTTGACCCGGTTCGGGATACACCGCGTCGTGACGCACTATGCCGCCATTGCGAGCGAAACCGTACCGACCCTGGCGACGAAGCGCGTCAGTCCCCATACGATCCGGCACACGACAGCCGTCCATCTACTGCGTGCAGGGGTTGATATCAACACGATCCGCGCTTGGCTGGGCCATGTGTCGTTGGACACCACGCACATCTACGCCGAGGTGGATCTGGAAATGAAGGCCAAGGCGTTAGCTAAGATTGATATCAGCGGCTTGAGAAAGCCCTCACGACAACAATCCTTGCCGTCCTTGATGGCTTTCCTGAACGCCCTGTAG
- a CDS encoding site-specific integrase — protein sequence MAERNLSRNTQASYRDTLKLLLLFASKQGGCAIDRMAVEEPTPAVARKFLDHLERDRRCSEATRNQRLATIHFLAHFIGMHSPVHLVVFRDKGNIIQEDDKSHDRLS from the coding sequence GTGGCCGAACGCAATCTTTCCCGCAACACCCAAGCCAGCTACCGAGACACGCTTAAACTGCTGCTGCTGTTTGCAAGCAAGCAGGGAGGTTGCGCCATCGATCGTATGGCAGTGGAGGAGCCGACACCGGCAGTCGCTCGCAAATTCCTGGATCATCTGGAACGTGATCGCCGATGCAGCGAAGCAACCCGCAACCAACGGCTTGCAACCATTCATTTCCTGGCACACTTCATCGGCATGCATTCGCCGGTCCATCTGGTGGTGTTCCGAGATAAGGGCAATATCATTCAAGAAGACGACAAAAGCCATGATCGGCTATCTTGA
- a CDS encoding tyrosine-type recombinase/integrase: MPVIYRTLLLLLYGSGMRIGEALRLVLRDVDLTEQIITVRDTKFLKTRFVPIGPKLNYELAAHIERRRLLPLSRGEESPLFTTHDGRPWRYQRVISLFQHVRRTAGISCPIGELRPPRLHDIRHTAAVHRVIAWYRSGQDVQRLLPQLATYLGHIDIRSTHRYLHMTPDLLDAASQRFAQYSMGVDHEG, encoded by the coding sequence GTGCCGGTGATCTATCGGACCCTTCTCCTGCTGCTTTACGGTAGCGGTATGCGCATCGGTGAGGCGCTTCGCCTGGTCTTGCGCGACGTGGATCTGACCGAGCAGATCATCACTGTCCGCGACACGAAGTTCCTCAAAACGCGTTTCGTGCCGATCGGACCAAAGCTCAACTACGAGCTGGCTGCCCATATCGAACGCCGGCGCCTTCTCCCTTTGTCGCGCGGGGAAGAATCTCCGCTGTTCACCACGCACGATGGCCGGCCGTGGCGCTACCAGCGGGTCATTTCCTTGTTCCAGCATGTCCGTCGAACCGCTGGAATCAGTTGCCCTATCGGCGAGCTTCGACCGCCACGACTGCACGATATCCGTCATACTGCTGCCGTGCACCGGGTGATTGCCTGGTATCGCTCCGGTCAAGACGTGCAACGGTTGCTCCCGCAACTCGCAACCTATCTTGGACACATCGATATCCGTTCAACGCATCGCTACTTGCACATGACGCCGGATCTCCTCGATGCAGCCAGCCAGCGCTTTGCACAATATTCAATGGGGGTCGACCATGAAGGATGA
- a CDS encoding DUF3991 and toprim domain-containing protein, with product MEKKDIEELKTRVPCAAVLEKGGVAIDLKKSTRKAVKYRRGGDIIIVIHDGKGWFDALSDAKGDVFSLVEHLDGLAFPDVLQQVSDLVGFVPTEPVWTRKSPEQGPDLCVADRWRARREPWRGSLTWCYPRDQRAIPESIIRAAIRHGGLREGPHGSMWAVHLDGDGVVTGWEERGPEWRGFASGCGKVLFRLGPADASRLCVTEAAIDAMSFAAIEGQQPDSLCLSTGGGWAPATVAAIRVLSARPGARPIAATDNNRQGEVYAKRLAVIAQKLGCDYERLRPAAQD from the coding sequence ATGGAAAAGAAGGACATCGAGGAGCTGAAGACGCGCGTGCCCTGCGCCGCCGTACTGGAGAAGGGCGGCGTTGCAATCGATCTGAAGAAAAGCACGCGCAAGGCCGTCAAGTATCGCCGCGGCGGCGACATCATCATCGTCATCCATGATGGCAAGGGCTGGTTCGATGCGCTGTCCGATGCCAAGGGTGATGTATTCTCGCTGGTGGAGCATCTCGACGGCCTCGCATTTCCGGACGTGCTGCAGCAGGTCTCGGATCTCGTCGGCTTTGTGCCGACCGAACCTGTCTGGACACGAAAGTCCCCGGAGCAGGGGCCCGATCTCTGTGTGGCGGATCGCTGGCGTGCGCGACGTGAGCCATGGCGAGGATCGCTGACCTGGTGCTATCCGCGCGATCAGCGCGCCATTCCGGAATCGATCATCCGTGCGGCGATCCGACATGGCGGATTGCGCGAAGGCCCGCACGGCAGCATGTGGGCCGTGCATCTCGACGGCGATGGTGTCGTCACCGGCTGGGAAGAGCGCGGGCCGGAATGGCGGGGCTTCGCCAGCGGCTGCGGCAAGGTGCTGTTTCGCCTCGGACCGGCCGATGCGAGCCGGCTCTGCGTCACGGAAGCCGCGATCGACGCTATGAGCTTCGCCGCAATCGAAGGCCAGCAGCCCGATAGTCTTTGTCTCAGCACGGGAGGCGGTTGGGCGCCGGCGACCGTCGCCGCCATTCGGGTGTTGAGCGCGCGGCCAGGTGCGCGCCCCATCGCAGCAACCGATAACAATCGGCAGGGCGAGGTGTATGCTAAGAGGCTCGCGGTCATCGCACAAAAGCTGGGCTGCGACTACGAGCGGCTCCGGCCTGCCGCGCAGGATTAA